A genomic stretch from Gorilla gorilla gorilla isolate KB3781 chromosome 20, NHGRI_mGorGor1-v2.1_pri, whole genome shotgun sequence includes:
- the RPL18 gene encoding large ribosomal subunit protein eL18 has protein sequence MGVDIRHNKDRKVRRKEPKSQDIYLRLLVKLYRFLARRTNSTFNQVVLKRLFMSRTNRPPLSLSRMIRKMKLPGRENKTAVVVGTITDDVRVQEVPKLKVCALRVTSRARSRILRAGGKILTFDQLALDSPKGRGTVLLSGPRKGREVYRHFGKAPGTPHSHTKPYVRSKGRKFERARGRRASRGYKN, from the exons GGAGTGGACATCCGCCACAACAAGGACCGAAAGGTTCGGCGCAAGGAGCCCAAGAGCCAGGATATCTACCTGAGGCTGTTGGTCAAG TTATACAGGTTTCTGGCCAGAAGAACCAACTCCACATTCAACCAGGTTGTGTTGAAGAGGTTGTTTATGAGTCGCACCAACCGGCCGCCTCTGTCCCTTTCCCGGATG ATCCGGAAGATGAAGCTTCCTGGCCGGGAAAACAAGACGGCTGTGGTTGTGGGGACCATAACTGATGATGTGCGGGTTCAGGAGGTGCCCAAACTGAAG GTATGTGCACTGCGCGTGACCAGCCGGGCCCGCAGCCGCATCCTCAGGGCAGGGGGCAAGATCCTCACTTTTGACCAGCTGGCCCTGGACTCCCCTAAGGGCCGCGGCACTGTCCTGCTCTCTG gTCCTCGCAAGGGCCGAGAGGTGTACCGGCATTTCGGCAAGGCCCCAGGAACCCCGCACAGCCACACCAA aCCCTACGTCCGCTCCAAGGGCCGGAAGTTCGAGCGTGCCAGAGGCCGACGGGCCAGCCGAGGCTACAAAAACTAA